In one window of Mytilus trossulus isolate FHL-02 chromosome 7, PNRI_Mtr1.1.1.hap1, whole genome shotgun sequence DNA:
- the LOC134724716 gene encoding carboxylesterase 1E-like codes for MARQLLGLVCLIHYFSEEISCVPVTIKTRLGKINGTKEPTPDYTTSVYKFYNIPYAKPPIGKLRFAKSEPYGQWNGTLNATSLGLACMQSPELNPTSRYKGFSEDCLQLNIYVPNNIASNTKRSVMVWIHGGAYQFGSGTLYNGTMLAARGDVVVVTINYRLGIFGFLSYNDTAARGNFGLWDQILALQWIQENIADYTGDPSSVTIFGQSAGGFSVSLLSVIPSIKGLFKRVIAESGVADSFFALTDDAKLVSVALSDAVGCIYNPITKNYYAMLDCMRSKTSMDIMKTLDTLATDLETSIRVAIPLAPVIDGQLFNDLPSKVLSDKNSPEFAMFRSLDMIVGNCNMEGSLYLSTTVKEQEKYKFNITNGIPTSFLCKHFAPSLSGLYYHHSLKVSDAICNEYSVKDNMDEQSRQVLEMYTDLFFIAPSFSILESHSNNNTYSKTYQYVFTEKSPLPFGPPRPAWYRGSGHASEVVFLFGIDDLHYSHIPVSTDQFDLALRMKDYWTNFAKTGNPNSEETDVVWPAFNTETKSYMQLNDQNLTRNTYYNSDRVKFWLVTIPSML; via the exons ATG gccAGACAGTTGCTGGGTTTAGTTTGTCTGATACACTACTTCTCCGAGGAGATTTCTTGTGTCCCAGTTACAATTAAAACACGACTTGGCAAAATTAATGGCACAAAAGAACCGACACCTGACTATACAACGTCTgtctacaaattttataatatacctTATGCCAAACCACCTATTGGAAAACTAAGATTTGCCAAATCTGAGCCGTATGGTCAATGGAATGGAACTCTGAATGCCACCAGCCTTGGCCTAGCTTGCATGCAATCACCAGAACTTAATCCTACGTCTAGGTATAAAGGATTCTCGGAGGACTGCTTGCAGTTGAACATATATGTTCCAAATAATATAGCATCTAATACTAAACGTTCTGTAATGGTATGGATACACGGCGGTGCATACCAATTTGGATCCGGAACATTATATAACGGTACTATGTTAGCTGCTAGAGGAGACGTTGTTGTAGTGACAATAAACTACCGACTTGGAATATTTGGTTTTCTTTCATACAATGATACTGCTGCTCGAGGAAATTTTGGTCTATGGGATCAAATCTTAGCTCTACAGTGGATTCAAGAGAATATTGCAGATTACACTGGTGATCCGTCTTCTGTGACAATATTTGGACAATCTGCTGGTGGTTTTAGTGTGTCTCTATTGTCAGTTATACCGAGCATCAAGGGATTGTTTAAACGCGTCATTGCCGAGAGTGGTGTGGCTGATTCATTCTTTGCTCTGACTGACGACGCAAAATTAGTGTCTGTTGCTTTAAGTGATGCTGTTGGGTGTATTTACAATCCAATCACCAAAAATTATTACGCCATGCTGGATTGTATGAGATCTAAAACTTCTATGGATATAATGAAAACTCTCGATACATTGGCTACGGACTTAGAGACATCCATACGAGTAGCCATTCCTCTAGCACCGGTTATTGATGGTCAACTGTTTAATGACTTGCCCTCAAAAGTCCTGTCTGACAAGAATTCACCCGAGTTCGCGATGTTTCGGTCTCTAGACATGATAGTTGGAAACTGTAATATGGAAGGCTCTCTTTATCTCTCAACAACAGTGAAAGAACAAGAAAAGtacaaatttaacattacaaatgGAATTCCAACTTCGtttttatgtaaacattttGCGCCTTCATTATCTGGATTATATTATCATCATAGCCTAAAAGTTTCTGACGCCATTTGTAATGAATATAGCGTCAAGGACAACATGGATGAACAAAGTCGACAAGTTTTAGAAATGTATACAGATTTATTCTTTATCGCGccttcattttctatattagaGTCGCACTCgaataataatacatattcAAAAACATATCAGTATGTGTTTACGGAAAAAAGCCCTCTTCCGTTTGGCCCACCTAGACCCGCCTGGTACAGAGGATCTGGACATGCATCGGAAGTTGTCTTTCTATTTGGAATTGATGATTTGCACTATTCCCACATTCCAGTTTCTACCGATCAGTTTGACTTAGCCTTACGTATGAAAGACTATTGGACAAATTTTGCCAAAACCGG aaatcCTAATTCTGAAGAAACCGATGTAGTTTGGCCGGCATTCAATACAGAAACTAAATCGTATATGCAGCTGAATGATCAAAACTTAACACGCAATACTTATTATAATTCGGACAGGGTTAAATTTTGGTTGGTAACAATCCCAAGCATGCTTTAG